The genomic interval CAGCCCACATTGAAGTGCTTCCAGTTAATAATGCGGCTATAAGCTTTGATATGGCAATGCCCAAATTACCAAATAAAGCAGCGTAGATTGCTTTCTTAGAACTGCCAGGGCCTACCATGCTAAAATATTGTTATGAACTAATTTAATAAAGCATATAAATTATGATAAAAAATCAAGATGTAAAAAAGTCCACCGAACTTTAGTAAATTTTCTAGAGTTGTCTTTTGAAAACGATTGCCTAAAAAGAGTCAATTATTTATTGACGTAAAGTATTTGGTCAAGTTTACTTTAATCTGTTGATATATTGAGATCGATAAGAAATAAGAATAAGATAATAGTAATAGGCATTGTCATTATTGTAGCAATTGTTTTTATTATAAGTATTATACCATAAATACACTTCATTAGCGCATTGACTATTGTGTGCCGTCTGTCTTTTTTATTTCTCTTAGAATGTCTATAATAATATCTAGTTTTTTTGAAATTTCAGATAAATGCTCATTTGTTTCATCAATTCGTTGATCAGTAATTTGGCTATCCTTTGTAGGAACATTATCAATTTCTGGTTTAATATGATTAATAGTGTTTGAAATAGATTTCATCAGGTCGTCTGGATAAGTCATAATCAAACTATAATTATATAGAACATATAATAATTTATCTAAGAGCCGACTTTTCACTAAAATTTACGATACGACATTACTGGTAATGACTAATTGATGGCTGTAGTTCTTTTAGTTGTCTTAATTGAAGATCAAAATCATCCTATCTTCACAGTCTTTCTTATAAAGACTTGTAAATTAAAATCATTGCTATTGTCAGCAACTAATTTATTCAAATATATCAGAGTGTTTAGATTGGTTTAACTATTATGCAAGTTATCTAAAGTCATGGAGCTGTGGTATAATAAGAACACTGCACCTACATTTGATATTAAAACAAGCAAGAGTATTCTCCATCCCTTTACATTTGGGAAGCATAAAGGTCATACTCTGAATGTTTATCAAGGGTGTCAGCATCGATGTGGATACTGTTATGCTACTTATGAATGGTCTCCTGAATTTTATGATAAAATCTATGCCAAGAGTAATGCCCCAGAATTGTTGGAAAATGAATTAAAGAATTGGAGATCAGGAACTATCGAACCTGTTATGATATCATCAGCAACTGATGCGTACCAACCAGCAGAATCAAAGTATGAGTTGACCAGGAAATGCATCAAAATATTACAAAAGTATAACATTCCTTACTACGTGTTCACAAAATCGACCTTAATTTCGAGGGATTTGGAACTTCATGAACAGTATAAAGATAATTGTTTCATGGTGTGGTCTGTCACGACCTGTAATGAAAGCTTGCGACGTTATTTAGAACCTGGAACCCCTCCTGCTTCAATCATGTTTAAAATTATGAGGAAATTTGCTAGTAAAGGGATACGATGTGCTGTAAACATTGATCCAATAATTCCTCTAATTACCGACTCTATGGAAAATATCAACCCAATTGTCACCAATTGTCGGACTGCAAGTGTTAAGAACGTATTTGGTTCTTTTTTAAGGATCAGATTTGATATATGGCAAAGAATGAAAATGGTGTTTAAATTGTTAAACAAAGATTCAGATTTAATAATTAAAGACTACAATAAACTGTATAACTTTACAGAACCAATTCGACATGACCATAACTTAAGAATTGCTAAGGATTATGAGATCGCTTTTTTACACAATCTTGAAAAAAAGGTTCGCGAAAACGGAATGGTGATTGATTTTCCCAGTCTAAAAGGAATTAGCGGTGGTAAGAGTCCTAAATTCAAAAATGTTGATAAAAATCAACTTACACTGACCAATTATATCTAAATTATGCATCTAAGCAAATGGTACAAAGAGGGGAAGATAGGATTTTCAAAAAAAGGAATTGGCCGTTGCTGACGTTTGTATTGATTCAATAATCTTTTTCCATTCCATACCATGAATTTAAAAAATAAAAGTTGATCCATATGTTACCAATACAAATAATGATAAATTGTTATAGTATCTTTTTCTCTAATATTTTACCATAAGGATTTTTGATACAAGTTATATTGTTTATTATTAGGTAATAATTACCACATTGATCAATATAAATAAGAAACAAGTATCTATCATATCGCTAATTGCAGTTTTAGCTATAGCAATGACCTTGTCCCCCTTAGGATTAAACTATAATATCAATAAAGTGTATGCTGGAGGTAACGATCATGATGATGATGATGGAAATCGTGCATCACAAATAATAGCTCAAGTTCAGCGTTCTATCCAGAATAGCCAGGTAGTATCTGGTGGAGATTCAATAGGCTCTGGTAACAACTTTAACTTCCAAAACCAAGAAAATGAAGGAAATAATGCTTTGGCTCAAGATTCAGATGATGACGGTGACAGTGACGGCAATAGTGCATCACAAGCAATTGTTCAATCTCAATCCTCAGAACAAAATAGCCAGGTAGTATCTGGTGGAGATTCAATAGGCTCTGGTAACAACTTTAACTTCCAAAACCAAGAAAATTCAGGTAGTAATGCAATAGGTCAACAATAAGACCAATTTTATTCTATTTTTCCATATTTTTATCCATTGTTGATATGCCATATCAAGACCTAACGATAGGGTAACCGTCTATATGCTCCTATTTACTAATTCCGACTCACCATAATCCGATATTAGTGTTATATTGTACGTGAACAAATCTTGGAGGTACTTCCAAATACACTGATTAAATGACTGACTTGAAGATATCAGAAAATTCTATTGTAATTATCAATCCAAGCTCTACAGCAGACAATATAATTGCAACATCTTTTCAGTGTAAAAAGTTCAGACCTCTGCAAATAGAATTACTTGGATTTGTACCGCCGATTCGTAATACAGTAATTCTACAAAGGCATTCAGGTTATTTTTTTTCACTCATTTCTATTTTTCTAGCCTTCCTGCCCGAAAGCACTACTTTTCGTTTGAAAATATCAGTCACTACTAGAATTTCAGCCATTTCCACACATCTCCTGACTAAATCCTTGGCACCTTCTTTTAAGTCGCTACTATTTTCCACATCAATCATATTGTTTTCCATGTCTTCAGCTGACCAACCTCTAGAGTGTGCAATGAAAGGAAACGGCGGGAACAAGAATCCAAGTTCTGCAAAGAAACCTAACATATGTCCAGCAACGTCTTGAACATTATCCTGTCCACCCGTTATTATAAAAGATGCCACTTTATTTTTAATTAGGATTTTATTCTGGATCGTGATCTGATTTTGAATACAGTTAAGTCTCTCTGCCATTTTGTAGTACAAGGAGCTGGCCGCTCCCCATCTTATAGGAGTAGAGACGACGATGACATCTGCCCAATGTACCAATGCTTCATATACTTTATCCAACTGATCACTTGAATCCATTTGAGTTATCGAACAGGGCCAAGTACACGCTTTAGCACTTTTAGAATAGTAACCCTCACAACTTCTAAAATGTAATTCATTTAATCTAATTAGTAAAGTATCACATTTTAAATCATTTTTTGCATGATCTAATGCGATTTTGAGGAGTTTCTCAGAAGTAGAATATCTGGGATTATCCTTATCCATGACGGTAGTCGATATCCCAACAATTCGTATTGGACCTTCCCTTCGCGTATTGTCTCTAGAAAGTGGATGAGGGGGATGAGGCTTTTTATTTCTAGTAGTAACGGGGTTCAGATTGATAAACAATTCATTGTTTTCAATCTTTAGGTGATATTGAGGGACTCGATCCTCCTCAAATCCAGGTTCTCCGAAGCCTGTAATTCGATGGAATTTCCAACTATGCCATGGACATACGACGTAATCACCATCGTCATCCAACCTACCTTTCCCTAACGGACCTCCTACGTGATTGCATGTATTAGAAATAGCTCCGAATTTTCCATTATGATATGAGAGAGCAATCGTTAGTTTGTTGCTTATCTTAATTTCTTTAAGAGGTATTTTCTTATAATCATCAACAGGTCCTAGTTTATACCAATTCTCACTAGCCATATTCTACCATATATTCTAAATTTAGACTTTATTTAAGAATTAAAGGTAAGAAATTCTATAAACAACCATTAGGGGCAGACATAATGATAACACAATACAATCTCATCAAATGACTCGCTGACTCTTAGATTGTTTGGAGTTAATTTATTATTTAATCAATTTTCTTAAGGTGACACTTGACAAGAAGAAGATTTTCATTTATTTATTTTGCTCATCTAGTTTATTTTTCCATTCGTTGTAACTTTGTCGTGCAAATCTAAAAAGGCTTGCGGTAGAACGTGTGTAGAAATCTCTTCCGTGCATCCTTCCAACAGGTCTTATGAGCTCAGTAAGAACATGGTGATCATTATCTCGTGAGGTCACATATTTTTCATCAATATGCAGATAAATTATTTCTCCTATTACTACTCGATCATTTCCTATCTCTATCGTACTTAAATGACGACATTCAAAATTAGAAACAGATTCTTTGATTCTAGGTGGCTTGACTTTTACAGACGGTAACTTGGTAAACCCGGCGATCTCGGATTCATCCATTTCTGGAGGGAAGTCGATTGATGTAAAATTCACCTTTTCTATTATATCCTCATTTACTATATTTATTACAAATTCTCTCGTTTTTTGAATGTTATATCCAGTATCCTTTAAACCATTTTTACGAGATTCATCTTTACCAATCCCAAGTGCTACTATTGGGGGATCATTTCCCATTAAATTAAAGTATGAAAATGGTGCTGCGTTAACTACATCATTCTCATTTATAGTAGTCACGAATGCAATTGGTCGAGGCACCACTAAAGAAGTTAGGATACTATATCGACTGGAAGAAGGTAATTTGGAAATATCAAATTCGGTCATATCTTAATCACCCAGATTTTTGTGATTGTTTTTAGTATGCTTTTCCAAAATATTTTTTATCCTTTCACGTTCCTCTTGACTAGGTTTAATTACTTCTTGCATTGACCAGTATTTCCCGTTGTGATAAATTAGTGATTGTTTTTCAGGATTACTAGTGGCATCTAATACCTCACCGATTAACATTATATGATCTCCAAAGGTTATTTCATTAAACAGTTTGCACTCGATATTTAGCGAGGCTTCTTTCACCATCAATGTATTAGTTTTCTTTGCCTGATAAAATTGAAATCCTAACTCTTTTAAAGCAGAAATTTTATCATACTTTCTTCCGCTATATCCACCCGAAACACTAGATAAAATTGACTGACTAGTTGAGCACAAATTAACTCCAAACTCCTTGGAAGATTGTATATTTTTTACAGTGGCTTTCGTTGGGCTCAATGAAACTGCAACTAGTCCGGGGGAATAAGAAAGATGGTGAGTCCACTCACATGCCATTATATTATGATGATATGGCCCATTTGATGTTATTAATCCAATAGTAGTGGCAAATTTGTTGGAAGATGAAGAGCCCCAAGGTAAATCCATGTATTCATGTTAAAGAATAAAGAATTTAATATTATATGTAATAAAAGAACCGTAACAGGTATGATACTACATGAATTACAAAACAGAGAAATTAAATCAAAGGCTTGTTATAAAGTTAAACCGTATCGCTCAATTGAGCAGTCTAAATTTATTGGCCACCTTACAATAAAATACTTTAATTAACATCATCAAAGAAAAAAATAAATACAATATGACTCAAATAATCAGATTCAATTATCAATGTATTTGATGTAATTCAATCTTAGGCGACATTTCCTTAAATAATAATAATAATACCATTTCCTAAAATATAGAGACTGTTGAATAGTAAACATATTAACGCATGCTTACAAGTTGATTTGATTATGTCCAAAGATCAACAAGCGGTAGCAGTTGTAACAGGAAGTTCGACGGGTATTGGATTTGAGACATCGTTAGCCCTTGCCCGTAAAGGTTTCAACACATGTGCTACTATGAGAGACATTTCAAAGTCCAAACGTTTAGAAGATATCGCGAAAGAAGAAAGCCTTCCCTTAAAAGTATTCGAAATGGACGTGGACAAAGATAATTCAGTCATCACTGCGATCCAGAAAATAGTCAATGAATATGGTCGAATTGATATCCTTGTGAATAACGCAGGATATGGTCTCTTTGGAGCCTTGGAAGATTTTACAATATCAGATTTTAAAAAACAATTTGAAACCAATGTATTTGGCATGGTTAGAACGATCAAAAGCGCCCTTCCTACAATGAGAGTACAAAAAAGTGGAATAATTATTAATATCAGTTATCTAGCAGGACTAGCTGGTATACCTTCGCAAACCGCTTATTCAGGTACAAAATTTGCAGTTGAGGGAATAAGTGAATCCTTGTCGTATGAACTGGAACCTATTGGAATTAAGGTGATACTAGTTGAACCCGGAGTCATAAAAACCGAATTTGTAAATGATCTAGTCGTGCCTGTAAACAAGTACGAGATTGACAAGAACGGAAATTCAACAAACCATTCTGATGATGAGGTTTTAGATGACTCATCATCTTTATCATCATTATCATTTTACAAGGATACGATAAATAAATTTTTAACTTTCTACTTCAATGTGATGAGTAGAGCACCTCACCCAGTGGTCGTCGCTGATGAAATAATCAAAGTTATCGAAAAGAGTTTATCCGATAGGAACCCTTCCGCCATTCAAAGAATTACAGTAGGAAAAGATTCCAAAAAATATTCGAAACTAAAAAAAGACCTGACCGATAATGAATTTCATGAGTTGTTGAAAAATGATGTACTGAATTGATGATGATGATGATGATGATAGTTTTATTTTATTTAATATATCCTAATAGATGACTGGAATAATAAAACACTAGATGATGAATGGGAAAAACATTAGATATATTGACAAGTGAATGAGCTTATCTTTATAACTATTCAGTTTGGCAGAAAGATTTTCCTGTACATCAGGCCATTCATCGCTAATAATACTATAGCAAACAGTATTCCTAATCCTTCCATTTTTCATTATTTTGTGATTCCTAAGAATCCCATCTTGTTTTGCACCAAGTCTTTCAATGGCTTTTCTAGATACTTTGTTAAGAACGTCAGTCCTAATATCTACTGCTATACAGTTTAGTTTGTCAAATGCAAATTTTAACATCAAGAATTTTGCTTCGGTATTAACGAAGGTCCTACGAAATGATTCTGCGATCCAAGTATGACCTATTTCAACCCTACGGTTACTAGGATCTATAGCAAGAAATCTCGTGGTTCCTAAAATCCTCATTGATTTCTTTTCAATTATTATAAATGGTAGAAAGGAAGCATCATGATGAATCATGTTCTGTAAATATACCGACATTTCATCCACATTAGGAAAATTTGCAAATGGGTTTGTCCAAATTTCACCATCAATTGCAGCATCGCTCAAGCCTTCTAAATCATCAGATCTCGGAGACCGCAATATGATATGGCTACCCTCAAGCTTCACATCTTGAATGTCAATCAATATAAACAGTGTATATCTAGTCTCTATCATTTATAAAAATAACATAACATTATTCTCATGCTAAAACACATAGATGTCTATTACATTTGTATTGATAACGGTGAGAAATGATATAATAATCACAAGATATTCTCCCGATAATGTACATCATTGTAACTAAACTATTAATCCGATCTTGTCTAGCTGATATTTACAACGTACTAGTTTGTTTACGATTTAAATCGATGAAAATCCAAATTATTAGTAGCCTCAACCAGTAAATCCCTGTAAAACTGCATCTAACCATATTGTAAAATCATGGTCAAAAAAAAGGTCTTTTTGGAAACACAAAACATACAAGAAAAAACAAATACACCAAATTAACTAGTATTTTGATGAGGTGATCGGATGAAGAGGCTAGTCATATTTTCAACTGCTTTGATAGTCATGATACTGATACTAATTGTTTTCAAATTTGTTGATTATCCGAGTATTAGTAATTTGTTCATAATACCTCATCAAAAGTATGAATCAATAGAGATTAACCCTTATTATAAAGATAGAATTAGTATAGAGCTAATTGCAGAAGGATTATCACTTCCTACAAGTATGACTTTTGTAGGAAACAATTCCATATTAGTATTGGAAAAGGATCTAGGTAATGTTCGCTTGATAACAGATGATGTATTACAAAAAGATCCTATCTATACTATACAAAATATTTCAAATGAAAAAGAACAAGGCCTATTGGGCATAGCTGCATTAGACATGTCTAAAGTTCCCAAAGAATTTCAATTTGATAATCATGATCTTCTTAATCTTCCAAATTCTGAAAACAATTTCGCAAACACCTCCTCATCGTTTATAACCCCAACTAACAATGATTCTACTTTTAAAATTTACCTATATGTTACTGAAAAAGGTGTTATAACTTCTAGTGGCTACACTAATACTACTAATCACTATTTGAATGACACAACCCATAACAGAGTTTATGAATACAATTGGAATGGGCCAGGCGGTGGGAATTTGTCAAGTCCCTCTCTTTTACTTGATTTACCAAGTGGACCCGATCCATATCATAATGGTGGAAAAATGCATATTGATAGACAGGGTAATATGTACATAATAATTGGAGATTTAGTTACCATAAATAATACATTACAAAACTATCCCGGCGGAAAAAATAAATCCATTTCTACGCCCAACAATTCATCCGTTATCATTCGAATTAATCCTTTGCATGAATCCATGATCCCTACAAATAATCCATTTTACTTGTATTATAACAATGATACCATTCTCCAATCAATGAAACTCTATTATTCATACGGAATAAGAAACGGTTTCGGATTGGACACTGATCCAATAACGGGAAAATTATGGAATACTGAGAATGGTGAGAATAGATACGATGAAATTAACCTCGTTGAGCCTGGATCTAATAGCGGCTGGAACAAAATAATGGGCCCATTTAACAGAGGTAATAACACCCTACTTTCCGATTTGGTTTTATTGAATGGTTCTCATTATTCCGATCCGGAATTTAGTTGGCGTTATCCCGTTGGTGTTACAGACATCGAATTTTTAGAATCTTCAAACCTAGGTAAAGATCTAGAAAATAATATTTTTGTAGGAGATATTAACAATGGAAATGTGTATCTATTTAAGGTAAATTCAAATAGAACAGGAATCGATATTCAAAAAAGTGTATCTACAAGTGAGAATGTAAAAGGATTACAGGATCTAGTCGCTGACAACAAAAGTGAACTAGAGAAAATCATCTTTGCAAAGAATTTTTCAGGAAGAATTACTGATATTGAAACAGGAATGGATGGAAGTATGTATATATTAACATACTTTGATGGCAAAGTATATAAAATATCTCCAATAGAAAAATAGATATTCAAGAA from Candidatus Nitrosocosmicus hydrocola carries:
- a CDS encoding GNAT family N-acetyltransferase; this translates as MIDIQDVKLEGSHIILRSPRSDDLEGLSDAAIDGEIWTNPFANFPNVDEMSVYLQNMIHHDASFLPFIIIEKKSMRILGTTRFLAIDPSNRRVEIGHTWIAESFRRTFVNTEAKFLMLKFAFDKLNCIAVDIRTDVLNKVSRKAIERLGAKQDGILRNHKIMKNGRIRNTVCYSIISDEWPDVQENLSAKLNSYKDKLIHLSIYLMFFPFII
- a CDS encoding Rieske 2Fe-2S domain-containing protein is translated as MASENWYKLGPVDDYKKIPLKEIKISNKLTIALSYHNGKFGAISNTCNHVGGPLGKGRLDDDGDYVVCPWHSWKFHRITGFGEPGFEEDRVPQYHLKIENNELFINLNPVTTRNKKPHPPHPLSRDNTRREGPIRIVGISTTVMDKDNPRYSTSEKLLKIALDHAKNDLKCDTLLIRLNELHFRSCEGYYSKSAKACTWPCSITQMDSSDQLDKVYEALVHWADVIVVSTPIRWGAASSLYYKMAERLNCIQNQITIQNKILIKNKVASFIITGGQDNVQDVAGHMLGFFAELGFLFPPFPFIAHSRGWSAEDMENNMIDVENSSDLKEGAKDLVRRCVEMAEILVVTDIFKRKVVLSGRKARKIEMSEKK
- a CDS encoding flavin reductase family protein encodes the protein MDLPWGSSSSNKFATTIGLITSNGPYHHNIMACEWTHHLSYSPGLVAVSLSPTKATVKNIQSSKEFGVNLCSTSQSILSSVSGGYSGRKYDKISALKELGFQFYQAKKTNTLMVKEASLNIECKLFNEITFGDHIMLIGEVLDATSNPEKQSLIYHNGKYWSMQEVIKPSQEERERIKNILEKHTKNNHKNLGD
- a CDS encoding flavin reductase family protein yields the protein MTEFDISKLPSSSRYSILTSLVVPRPIAFVTTINENDVVNAAPFSYFNLMGNDPPIVALGIGKDESRKNGLKDTGYNIQKTREFVINIVNEDIIEKVNFTSIDFPPEMDESEIAGFTKLPSVKVKPPRIKESVSNFECRHLSTIEIGNDRVVIGEIIYLHIDEKYVTSRDNDHHVLTELIRPVGRMHGRDFYTRSTASLFRFARQSYNEWKNKLDEQNK
- a CDS encoding SDR family oxidoreductase — translated: MSKDQQAVAVVTGSSTGIGFETSLALARKGFNTCATMRDISKSKRLEDIAKEESLPLKVFEMDVDKDNSVITAIQKIVNEYGRIDILVNNAGYGLFGALEDFTISDFKKQFETNVFGMVRTIKSALPTMRVQKSGIIINISYLAGLAGIPSQTAYSGTKFAVEGISESLSYELEPIGIKVILVEPGVIKTEFVNDLVVPVNKYEIDKNGNSTNHSDDEVLDDSSSLSSLSFYKDTINKFLTFYFNVMSRAPHPVVVADEIIKVIEKSLSDRNPSAIQRITVGKDSKKYSKLKKDLTDNEFHELLKNDVLN
- a CDS encoding SPL family radical SAM protein, yielding MELWYNKNTAPTFDIKTSKSILHPFTFGKHKGHTLNVYQGCQHRCGYCYATYEWSPEFYDKIYAKSNAPELLENELKNWRSGTIEPVMISSATDAYQPAESKYELTRKCIKILQKYNIPYYVFTKSTLISRDLELHEQYKDNCFMVWSVTTCNESLRRYLEPGTPPASIMFKIMRKFASKGIRCAVNIDPIIPLITDSMENINPIVTNCRTASVKNVFGSFLRIRFDIWQRMKMVFKLLNKDSDLIIKDYNKLYNFTEPIRHDHNLRIAKDYEIAFLHNLEKKVRENGMVIDFPSLKGISGGKSPKFKNVDKNQLTLTNYI
- a CDS encoding PQQ-dependent sugar dehydrogenase, with amino-acid sequence MKRLVIFSTALIVMILILIVFKFVDYPSISNLFIIPHQKYESIEINPYYKDRISIELIAEGLSLPTSMTFVGNNSILVLEKDLGNVRLITDDVLQKDPIYTIQNISNEKEQGLLGIAALDMSKVPKEFQFDNHDLLNLPNSENNFANTSSSFITPTNNDSTFKIYLYVTEKGVITSSGYTNTTNHYLNDTTHNRVYEYNWNGPGGGNLSSPSLLLDLPSGPDPYHNGGKMHIDRQGNMYIIIGDLVTINNTLQNYPGGKNKSISTPNNSSVIIRINPLHESMIPTNNPFYLYYNNDTILQSMKLYYSYGIRNGFGLDTDPITGKLWNTENGENRYDEINLVEPGSNSGWNKIMGPFNRGNNTLLSDLVLLNGSHYSDPEFSWRYPVGVTDIEFLESSNLGKDLENNIFVGDINNGNVYLFKVNSNRTGIDIQKSVSTSENVKGLQDLVADNKSELEKIIFAKNFSGRITDIETGMDGSMYILTYFDGKVYKISPIEK